In Candidatus Accumulibacter cognatus, the genomic window GAGCAGCGGAAATTGCCTGACCGCCTGGATATAAGCGTCAATGCTGCCGACAGCAGAAACCGTGGGAAAAGCCAAGGCTTGCGTCATGGAATCATTCCTCCTTCACATTACCGATTATGAGCCCTATTTTAGCACTCGCCGCATGAGAGTGCTAATTGACAGAAAAGTTCGTCCGGCCCAAATTCCACACCAGAACCCCAGCAAAGAAATATTTTTTCCTTTGCTGTAAGTAATTCTGCAATGCCAGCGTCTAAGGGATGTCAGAGAACTGGTTATAGAACGGCCAGCTTTGACTCAACCCATCCAATGAGAGGAGAATCAAATGTCAAATCAACTGTCTGGTGTCGCTATCGCCGCTGCCGCGGCGGCCCTTTTTGCTACTGGCAGCATCATGCTCCCCAGCGTTCACGCCGCGGAAGGAGGCTCGGTACACTGTGCCGGCATCAATTCGTGCAAGGGCCATTCCGAATGCAAGACGGCCAAGAGCGAGTGCAAAGGAACGAACGCCTGCAAGGGCCAGGGCTGGGTAACCAAAGCCAGCGCCAAGGAATGCACCGATGCGGGTGGCAAGGTCGTCAAGTAAGCTTGCTGCCATGCGGCGTGACCGGGCTGCCCATAGGCCAACGGTCACGCCCGAGGCCAACCTGCAGGAGAGGCGATGCGCAACACCCTGAACGGCTTCGGCCTGGGCCTTCGTACTGAACATTACCGGGATTTTGTCGAGTCTCCATGGCACGTGGACTGGCTTGAAATCATCTCCGAAAACTATCTCGTCGCGGGGGGCAAACCCCTTTACTATCTTGATCGCATCCGCCGTGACTATCCTATGGTGATGCATGGTGTTTCGCTCTCGATTGGCAGCTGCGATGCACCTGATTCTGCGTACTTGCGGCAGTTGCGAGCACTGGTCGACCGCGTTGAGCCGGCCTGGGTTTCGGACCATCTGTGCTGGACCGGAACCGGATCGTTGAACCTCCACGATCTGCTGCCACTGCCTTACACCGAGGCGGCCCTGCGGCAACTCGAGGCCCGCGTGGCCCAGGTACAGGAGGCTCTCGGCCAACCGCTATTGCTGGAGAACGTTTCCAGCTATGTGCGCTACCGCGCCGACGAGATGAGCGAATGGGAGTTCATCGACGAATTGGTCAGGCGTACCGGCTGTGAGTTGCTGCTCGACGTGAATAATGTCTACGTGAGCAGTGTCAATCACCATTTCAATCCGCATACCTTCATTGATGCCATGCCGCTTACTGCAGTTCGCCAGATTCATCTCGCTGGACACGAGAAGCATGGCGGTTACCTCATCGATACCCACGATCAACCAATTTGTGAAGCCGTCTGGGATCTGTACGCCTATACCGTTGGACGACTTGGTTCGATACCAACGATGATCGAACGCGATGACAACATTCCGCCGCTCGCGGAACTCATCGCCGAACTCGACTGCGTTCGTGCGCTGGCACAGCGCATCCAGGCCAAACAGGCAGCATGAGCACCCTGGCCGATTTGCAGCAGCGCTTCCAACAGAGCATTCTGCTTGACCATCCGACTCCGGGTTTATTTGCTGCGGAGGGGGCGGTGCTGGCAGGAGGAATGA contains:
- a CDS encoding DUF692 domain-containing protein is translated as MRNTLNGFGLGLRTEHYRDFVESPWHVDWLEIISENYLVAGGKPLYYLDRIRRDYPMVMHGVSLSIGSCDAPDSAYLRQLRALVDRVEPAWVSDHLCWTGTGSLNLHDLLPLPYTEAALRQLEARVAQVQEALGQPLLLENVSSYVRYRADEMSEWEFIDELVRRTGCELLLDVNNVYVSSVNHHFNPHTFIDAMPLTAVRQIHLAGHEKHGGYLIDTHDQPICEAVWDLYAYTVGRLGSIPTMIERDDNIPPLAELIAELDCVRALAQRIQAKQAA